A stretch of Tenrec ecaudatus isolate mTenEca1 chromosome 2, mTenEca1.hap1, whole genome shotgun sequence DNA encodes these proteins:
- the SMIM23 gene encoding small integral membrane protein 23, with translation MVIQQVGSRTRLAANLLERRRDSHCEDKKQFCGIEYVHHVSTTATPQFSLHSYRPELAPHVLKAAVFTIAKFILEAGGNPKAHQQSLLALLALVLYLGTWISGRSWEVSERISECHYSPNAVATKGLEYQANDSSEVPAKFIKHWLKDNLHILLEKLEEELRELEQWVRDLEGWLDVLLGEAYLEESCSTLKRHL, from the exons ATGGTGATCCAACAGGTGGGCAGCAGGACACGGCTGGCAGCCAACCTGCtagaaaggagaagagatagccaCTGTGAGGACAAAAAGCAG TTTTGTGGCATTGAATATGTTCATCATGTTTCAACCACCGCCACTCCTCAGTTTTCCCTGCACTCTTATCGCCCAGAGCTTGCCCCGCATGTGCTCAAGGCAGCtgtattcacaatagccaagttcATCCTGGAGGCTGGAGGCAACCCAAAAGCCCATCAACAG TCGCTGTTGGCATTGCTGGCGTTGGTGCTGTACTTGGGCACATGGATATCAG GAAGAAGCTGGGAGGTGTCAGAAAGGATCAGCGAATGTCACTACTCTCCGAATGCTGTGGCTACCAAG GGGCTTGAATACCAGGCAAATGACAGCTCAGAAGTGCCGGCCAAGTTCATCAAGCACTGGCTGAAGGATAACTTGCATATTCTCTTGGAGAAGCTGGAGGAAGAGCTGCGTGAGCTAGAGCAGTGGGTCCGGGACCTGGAGGGGTGGCTGGATGTGCTGCTGGGAGAGGCTTACCTGGAGGAGTCCTGCTCCACCCTCAAACGGCACTTGTAA